Sequence from the Paenibacillus tundrae genome:
ATGATACCAAGTCCAATCAATACGCATTGATGTGGGAATTGCAGCAGTTCTATTACAATTATGCGTTTCTGGCATCGCAGGGCGGATATATCTTCGGTGATAACGGGATGGATAGCGGAGATCTTGGTTTGAATAATGAAGGCGCTCAGAAGGGTGGGCAATTCCTGCAGACGCTGAAGTCTGAAGTGTTGCCGCTCAAGATGGGTGATGTGAACTACGATATCAAAAAAGGATTGTTCTCCAGCGGCAAGCTGGCGATGGATATTAACGGGCCGTGGACCATTGCGGATTACCGCAATGCGGGAATCGACTTCGGTGTTGCTCCACTTCCAGCGATTGATGGCAAACCGATGACATCCTTCTCCGGGGTTAAAGCTTATTACGTAAATGCATTCACGCAATATCCGAATGCCTCCAAGTTACTGGCTGCTTTCCTATCCAATGAAGAGGCTCAGATGGAGAACTTTGAACTAAATGGCACACTTCCGGCGAACAAGAACGTCGCAGCCAATCCGAAGGTTCAGGAAGATCCGATCAACAATGCGTTCCTGGAGCAATTCAACAACTCCACCCCAATGCCTTCGCTTCCTGCCATGGACAGTGTCTGGGGACCGATCACATCTGCCATTACGGATATCTGGGATAGTGGCAAGGATGTCAAAGCATCGCTGGACAATGCCGTGAAGCAGATCCAGGAGAGCCTTGCAACCGTGCAGTAAGAACGAACGATGACACGAAGATATGCATAAGAACAAGCTGAAGGAGTGAAGCTAAAAGCTTTCTGAAAGAAAGCTTGCTTCGGAAGCACCTGCATGACTTTATCCCCGGATGTCCCCCATTTAGAAAGGTATTGAAAAAATCTGGGATAACAGGGTCGGAGAGGAGAGAGCGAATGCAACAGCAGCATGTCCCGGTGCCTGTCGGCCCCGGAAGGGAAAGGCAGCACCGGATGACAGCGGCCATATGTTCCATCATATTGCAAGGTCTGGGGCAGTTATATAATCGGCAATGGATCAAAGGAATTGTACTACTGTTGCTGGAGGGAGTAGGGCTTGCATACCTGCTTCCTCGCCT
This genomic interval carries:
- a CDS encoding sugar ABC transporter substrate-binding protein — its product is MRKWQGATWSIVMAFTLVACSAGGGTTSPTTAGENPEEAVQLTAENLQPEEGATLVIWEDKNQSSFIEQRVQKFEEKYGVTVKMEELPPTDQVTKLTTDGPAGLAADVVVFPHDKIGSASEAGLILPNDIFEAETVANTSENALKAVTFKDILYGYPYSVETYALFYNKALYPEAPQNFDEIISFAQTFNDTKSNQYALMWELQQFYYNYAFLASQGGYIFGDNGMDSGDLGLNNEGAQKGGQFLQTLKSEVLPLKMGDVNYDIKKGLFSSGKLAMDINGPWTIADYRNAGIDFGVAPLPAIDGKPMTSFSGVKAYYVNAFTQYPNASKLLAAFLSNEEAQMENFELNGTLPANKNVAANPKVQEDPINNAFLEQFNNSTPMPSLPAMDSVWGPITSAITDIWDSGKDVKASLDNAVKQIQESLATVQ